The sequence AAGGTGACAGTCTGTGCGGTAGTATCCGGCTTCATGAAGGGGCCCTTGTTGAGGGGAAACGCGTGTCGCAACACGTTTCTACCGCAACTGGGGCCTTCTTCAATTCAGGAACGCGACTTCTTCATGAATTATTCGGGCTAGTGGACAAGCTGAATCGTTCCTGTTGCCGAGCCGTTCACAATGCTGGTGCCGCCTTTGAGGGTGGGAGCACGCACACCGCCGTCGCTGAAGCTATTCGTGCCCAATCGGCCGTGGCGCGCAGCATCGGCGGGGTCCGTCACGCTGGCGCCTACGCGCAGTTGGACGATCTCGTAGCCAGCGAAGCCCAGGGTCGCGCGAATCGAATCCGCCTGCACGCGAAACGCCTTCAGGGCGGCCTCGGTCATCTGCTTCACCGCCTCTTCTCTTTGCTCGAGCGAGGGGGAGTATCCGACGGATTGCACCCGGAGCCGTGATTGCAGGATGGCGAGAAGCCCGGTCAAGGCTCCCGAGTCTGAACTCGTCACCAGTACCTGCTGGGTAACCCCGAATTCCTTGGGCTGATCCCGTGGAGCCCGCTCCCAGGTCTGGTAGTTCGCCGTGCGCGCGCTTACGCCATCGAAGGCTGCGGCCTGCTCAAAGGTCCAATCTGCCAGGCGATTGGCCTC comes from bacterium and encodes:
- a CDS encoding SIMPL domain-containing protein (The SIMPL domain is named for its presence in mouse protein SIMPL (signalling molecule that associates with mouse pelle-like kinase). Bacterial member BP26, from Brucella, was shown to assemble into a channel-like structure, while YggE from E. coli has been associated with resistance to oxidative stress.), encoding MRQMQSVALVLLLAGWANPGIAQWNEHPPLEMRDRVMLSAGAQTTVQNDLMTALLTVQASATEFAIAADEANRLADWTFEQAAAFDGVSARTANYQTWERAPRDQPKEFGVTQQVLVTSSDSGALTGLLAILQSRLRVQSVGYSPSLEQREEAVKQMTEAALKAFRVQADSIRATLGFAGYEIVQLRVGASVTDPADAARHGRLGTNSFSDGGVRAPTLKGGTSIVNGSATGTIQLVH